A single window of Drosophila suzukii chromosome 3, CBGP_Dsuzu_IsoJpt1.0, whole genome shotgun sequence DNA harbors:
- the Polr3H gene encoding DNA-directed RNA polymerase III subunit RPC8 has translation MFVLAELKDNVRIAPDQFHLKLVDAVRDEIDRKLANKVLLNVGLCMALKDIVSLKDSVILPGDGASHTEVLFRYVVFRPMVGTVITGKIRNCSREGVHVTLGFFDDILIPHAALQHPSRFDEAEQAWVWEYPLEDGAKHDLFMDVGEPIKFRVSREIFEETSPIGPPKAEAQSQQGQGTSSGAASATSQEVKTPYRIIGAINESGLGVLSWWDQQGKDDEQDDEDEDEYDNDEDGEGACEE, from the exons ATGTTCGTGCTGGCCGAGCTGAAGGACAATGTGCGAATTGCGCCGGACCAGTTCCACCTGAAGTTGGTGGACGCTGTGCGCGACGAGATCGACCGCAAGCTGGCTAACAAG GTCCTGCTCAACGTGGGTCTGTGCATGGCTCTGAAGGATATTGTTTCGCTGAAGGACTCTGTGATCCTGCCGGGCGACGGAGCCTCGCACACGGAGGTGCTCTTCCGGTACGTGGTATTCCGGCCGATGGTGGGCACCGTGATCACCGGAAAGATACGGAATTGCAGCCGGGAAGGGGTCCACGTGACACTGGGCTTCTTCGACGACATCCTCATCCCCCATGCCGCCCTGCAGCATCCCTCCCGCTTTGATGAGGCCGAACAGGCCTGGGTCTGGGAATATCCACTGGAGGATGGCGCCAAGCACGATCTCTTCATGGACGTGGGCGAACCCATTAAGTTCCGGGTCTCACGGGAGATTTTCGAAGAAACGTCGCCCATTGGACCGCCCAAGGCGGAGGCCCAGTCGCAGCAGGGACAAGGCACGTCCTCGGGTGCCGCTTCAGCCACCTCTCAGGAAGTCAAGACACCGTACAGGATTATT GGTGCCATCAACGAATCCGGCCTGGGCGTGCTCTCCTGGTGGGATCAGCAGGGCAAAGATGATGAACAGGACGACGAGGATGAGGACGAGTACGACAACGACGAGGATGGCGAAGGCGCCTGCGAGGAATAA
- the RIOK1 gene encoding serine/threonine-protein kinase RIO1, producing MNDDSHKYSDAEEDEEELRSSEWVNDFKTLTVKHEIFKDIKLTPKEASDDLVQVIEPANEEEEEPEDEEAEEYDEEDYDEVGDDYDTYEEAYTGFNKLHVQPQLTNASGGGSGGGSGGSSGSSQRVSSYQPNDKLLRRYSARINVEKYDPTTNMSAQAANRLVNFDRRERTQVRDKHDRATAEQVMDPRTRMILFKLLNRGLIQEINGCISTGKEANVYHAVSKNGEEEFAIKIYKTSILVFKDRDKYVSGEFRFRHGYCKHNPRKMVRTWAEKEMRNYLRMRNAGVPVPEPILLRSHVLVMRFCGRDGWPAPKLKDVELSTSKARELYRDCVVIMWRIYNQCRLVHADLSEFNILLQDGQLVIIDVSQSVEHDHPHSFDFLRKDCTNISEFFRKRAVATMTVKELFDFITDQTITADNMEECLERISERIKDRDFDAISAQEKIDEAVWQNTYIPKRLDEVRHFERDVAKAKQGVQQNLIYGKITGLTSDLDVQQQPEVLEITTGKEEEGSDAQTSGSEDEDSQDNENDDDASRFKNSARPREESPESKKARKKAVKDAKAEQRKVKVKKHVKKRKEKMGSMKK from the exons ATGAACGACGATAGCCACAAGTACAGCGACGCCGAGGAGGACGAAGAAGAGCTGCGGAGT TCCGAATGGGTAAACGATTTCAAGACCCTCACAGTTAAGCACGAGATCTTCAAGGACATCAAACTGACGCCCAAAGAGGCCAGCGATGACTTGGTCCAAGTTATAGAACCCgccaacgaggaggaggaggaaccGGAAGACGAGGAGGCCGAGGAATACGATGAGGAGGACTACGACGAAGTGGGCGATGACTACGATACGTACGAGGAGGCCTACACGGGCTTCAACAAGCTACATGTCCAGCCCCAGCTGACAAACGCCAGTGGAGGAGGCTCCGgcggaggatctggaggaTCATCCGGTAGCTCACAACGCGTCAGCAGTTACCAGCCCAACGATAAGCTGCTGCGCCGATACTCCGCCCGCATCAACGTGGAGAAGTACGATCCCACCACCAATATGAGCGCCCAAGCTGCCAACCGGCTGGTGAACTTCGATCGGCGCGAGCGGACCCAGGTGCGCGACAAACACGACAGAGCCACCGCCGAACAGGTGATGGATCCTCGCACCCGGATGATTCTCTTCAAGCTGCTGAATCGCGGCTTGATACAGGAGATCAACGGCTGCATCTCCACCGGCAAGGAGGCGAACGTCTACCATGCTGTTTCCAAGAACGGGGAAGAGGAGTTTGCCATCAAGATTTACAAGACATCCATTTTGGTCTTCAAGGACCGCGACAAGTATGTGTCCGGTGAGTTCCGCTTCCGGCACGGCTACTGCAAGCACAATCCGCGAAAAATGGTGCGTACCTGGGCGGAGAAGGAAATGCGAAACTACCTACGGATGCGTAACGCCGGCGTTCCAGTGCCGGAGCCGATACTGCTTCGCTCGCATGTCCTGGTCATGCGTTTCTGCGGTCGCGACGGATGGCCCGCGCCGAAGCTGAAGGACGTCGAGCTGAGCACTTCAAAGGCGCGCGAGTTGTACAGAGATTGCGTGGTCATCATGTGGCGGATTTACAACCAGTGTCGTCTGGTGCACGCGGATCTTTCAGAGTTTAACATCCTGCTGCAGGACGGTCAGCTGGTGATTATCGACGTGAGCCAGTCGGTGGAGCACGACCATCCGCATTCTTTCGACTTCCTGCGTAAGGATTGCACCAACATATCGGAGTTTTTCCGTAAGCGGGCAGTTGCCACGATGACCGTGAAAGAGCTATTCGACTTCATCACCGACCAGACCATTACTGCGGATAACATGGAGGAGTGTCTGGAACGCATCTCGGAGCGGATTAAGGACCGTGACTTTGACGCCATCTCGGCTCAGGAGAAGATCGACGAGGCCGTGTGGCAGAACACCTACATACCCAAGCGCCTGGACGAG GTTCGTCATTTCGAGCGAGATGTGGCCAAGGCGAAGCAGGGAGTGCAGCAAAATCTCATCTATGGCAAGATCACAGGTCTGACATCAGATCTGGATGTGCAGCAGCAGCCAGAAGTCCTTGAAATTACAACCGGAAAAGAGGAGGAGGGTAGCGATGCCCAAACGAGCGGAAGCGAAGACGAGGATTCACAGGATAACGAAAACGATGACGATGCTAGTCGGTTCAAAAACTCTGCAAGACCACGGGAGGAGTCTCCGGAGAGTAAAAAGGCTCGCAAGAAGGCCGTAAAGGATGCCAAGGCAGAGCAGCGCAAAGTCAAAGTGAAAAAGCACGTGAAGAAACGCAAGGAGAAAATGGGCAGTATGAAGAAATAA